A segment of the Streptococcus dysgalactiae subsp. dysgalactiae genome:
GTCGTCTATTCTACTCTATGAATGGCCTAAAGGTAATGAATTTCAATACCTGAAAAGACCAAATCGGCAACGATAACCAAGACTTTTTCCGTTTCTGGTGCTGTAGGAGCTTGATTAACCGAGCTGAAAACATGATCTCCCACAACCTCTACTCGCCAATGACACGGAAGATAAATGGTTACGTACGAAAAGACGGCATCAACAGTGTAAGTAGCCTGTTCTCCTTCTATTTCAGCACCATCAAAGTAGACCGTTGCACTTCCCAACAAAACATCTACAGAATCATTTGAAAAATGATTGTCATTAATGTAACGGCTAAAACCGCCAAAAACCTTGCTCATGCCTTTATTAAGATGTTTAACCATCTTATCATTTTCAAAGGATGTCTGGTTATTATAATATGAAAAGATGGAGTTGCCATAACGAGAAGGGTTAGTGCCTTTGAAAATCAATGTCAACCCTAAACCAACTAGAATTGTCACCAGCATCAATAACCAGCTGGTGATATTAACCCAATGGAATATATCGTTTAACTGGGCAAAACTACAAATAGCCAATACTGTTCCTAAAATAAAATGATGTTTAGCAAGCTGGCTAATGGCTCCAAAGGTCAAAAAGGCAACCCATATAACAGTCCAAATAGGTAACTGGGCGAGTCCCAACTGTTCTTTGAAAAGCAAGAACCCTGCTAATAAAATCAATCCAATTCCTAATAATGTGCGTTTCATATGTTACCTCATTTCCCTAAGCTTCTCTTTCAATAATTGATAATAGTGGCGTGACACATGGACCTGTTTATGGGTCTCGTAAAAACAAATACGGCTTGTCCCTGAGAAAGATTTTTCCAAGGCATAAATGCAGCTTGTATTGACAATAGTCGCCTTAGCCACACGACAGAAAGTCGTCGGAAGATAAGCCTCTAATTCATATAACTTGAGTTTGACTTCATAAGCATTGTCTTTTGTATGGCCAAAAATTTTAGACCCATCTGTCTCAAATAAGAGAATATCGGAAAGAGCTAAAAAATATTCATTGTTGTCCTTGTAAAAAATCAGGGGCTGGCGCTCCAGTTGGAGAAGCGCCTGCTGAAGTTGAAGAACCTGCTCTGTGACCTGTGCTGCTTTAATGTTGACTTCAATATTCTCACAGGACGCATCTAATTCAATCACAATCTTCATTGGGCACCTCCCTTCCCTGTCCTAAGAAACATTTAATCTAGTCATCACCTTTGTTACTCTATTATAACAAGCTTTGACCTGAATACAAGAGCATTTAGGTAAGTGGTCTATTTTTCAACCTAATTGGTTAAAACCAATCCCTAAAACAACACAGACACTTACTACTGCTGAGCTATGGTATTTCTTAAACCCCTTGTCAATCAAAAAAGCCCCAGAAGGGCTTATCTATTAGGTATGACTAACGGAAGGTAAAAAAGACACTACACTTTAGAAAGCCAAGCTTATTTACACCACAGGTGTCATGCGTCCAGTGTCCACATCATAGACAGCTCCATTGATTACCACATCATCAGGAATCAAAGGAGACTGACGCAAAATAGCCATATCTTCTCTGACACTTGCCTCCACGTTTGTAAAAGGCAGAAAATCTCTATCGCCTACCTCAACGCCTAAGCTATCTCGAAGCTGCCTCGCAAAACCTTCATTAGTAAAGGTTTGCGCCCCACAGTCTGTATGATGCAAAACTACAATTTCGCGCGTTCCCATTTGCTGCTGAGAAATAACCAGCGACCGAATCATATCCTCTGTCACACGCCCACCCGCATTCCGTAAAATATGGGCATCTCCAAGGGCGAGGCCCAATGCTTGTGCCACGTGCAACCGCGAATCCATACAAGTCACTATGGCCACTCGCGTTTTAGGTTTTAGAGGTAAATGTGCTGTGCCGTGCAAAGCTACATAAGCTTCGTTAGCTGATAAAAAATGGTCAAAATAAGACATGCCTAAACTCCTTTTGAAAAATAGTAGAGCTATCTTAGATAGTAGTCTGTCTATCTTAACATCTTTTAGTAGAAATAGCTGGATTAACCTCTTATACGGTCGATATCGTTCGGAAAGTTAAAAAAAACAAATGATTTGGATACTTTCTTGACAAGGTTCCTCCTCACTTGCTCTTGCTTTCTAATTTTCTAGCCAAAAACGGCCTTTAAAACCTGACCGACTGTTGTTACACCCACCACTTCAATATCATTAGGAATACTGATGCCCTGCAGAGCATTTTTAGGGGCGTAAATTTTAGTAAAACCAAGCTTGGCTGCTTCATTAATCCGTTGTTCGATACGGGTCACCCGCCGAATCTCACCAGTCAATCCAACCTCTCCTAAGAAAGCTTCTTGAGGGTTGGTTGGTTTTTCCTTATAACTAGATGCGAT
Coding sequences within it:
- a CDS encoding beta-class carbonic anhydrase, with translation MSYFDHFLSANEAYVALHGTAHLPLKPKTRVAIVTCMDSRLHVAQALGLALGDAHILRNAGGRVTEDMIRSLVISQQQMGTREIVVLHHTDCGAQTFTNEGFARQLRDSLGVEVGDRDFLPFTNVEASVREDMAILRQSPLIPDDVVINGAVYDVDTGRMTPVV
- a CDS encoding LytTR family DNA-binding domain-containing protein — translated: MKIVIELDASCENIEVNIKAAQVTEQVLQLQQALLQLERQPLIFYKDNNEYFLALSDILLFETDGSKIFGHTKDNAYEVKLKLYELEAYLPTTFCRVAKATIVNTSCIYALEKSFSGTSRICFYETHKQVHVSRHYYQLLKEKLREMR